In Pedobacter sp. MC2016-14, the following proteins share a genomic window:
- a CDS encoding RNA polymerase sigma factor: MRLYEAFSDVDLLELFKHGDQKAYEEIYRRYWSLLYISACKILKDEDEAKDVVQEVFISFLDKGARLQISVSLSVYLYSSIRYKVLDKIKHKKVSENYLLSLYNYSEAGESVADEKLIEKELIFQMERAILLLPEKMRIVFELSRNQQLSHKEIAKMLDISDKTVKKQINNALKILKIKLSDAIMLFL; this comes from the coding sequence ATGCGCCTATATGAAGCTTTTAGCGATGTAGATCTTTTAGAATTGTTTAAGCATGGAGACCAGAAAGCTTATGAAGAAATTTATAGGAGGTACTGGTCATTGCTTTATATTTCGGCCTGCAAAATTCTAAAAGATGAAGATGAGGCTAAAGATGTGGTCCAGGAAGTATTCATTTCCTTTCTTGATAAAGGAGCCCGGCTACAAATCAGTGTCTCCCTCTCTGTTTATCTTTATTCATCCATTCGCTATAAGGTGTTGGATAAAATCAAGCATAAAAAAGTAAGTGAAAATTATTTGCTTTCCCTGTATAATTATTCGGAGGCAGGGGAGAGCGTAGCAGATGAGAAGCTTATTGAAAAGGAATTGATCTTTCAGATGGAGCGGGCTATACTCCTTTTACCAGAAAAGATGCGTATTGTTTTTGAATTGAGTAGAAATCAGCAATTGTCTCATAAGGAGATTGCTAAAATGCTTGATATTTCTGATAAAACTGTAAAAAAGCAAATAAATAATGCACTGAAGATTCTTAAAATCAAGCTTAGTGATGCAATCATGCTTTTTTTGTAA
- a CDS encoding pitrilysin family protein, protein MLNRTLSPEFKQVDEIKFIEPSKRQMDNGIPVYTINAGKQELVRIELIFENVNWDMAKPVQAVSVSHLINNGTAKLNAKEIADQVDFYGAFLQTEYGADQISVKLYTLNKHLASVLPVLFSIINESIFPEQELAIFIQNQKQSLQVNMQKNDFLARKHFAHALFGDTTYGSNVDAVHYDAIKRADLLSYFKAAFKPENCTIIVAGNFGEKEFSTLNEVMGKNWLNDADAIVNQFSFDTYRSGQVLIPRPDSIQSAIRIGRLAVGRNHVDFPGLQVLNCLLGGYFGSRLMANIREDKGYTYGIGSAVVALKNAGYFFIATEVGTDVCSSAMQEIENEITVLKTEAVEDEELNLVRNYMLGSMLGSLENAFSHADKFKNVHFSGLDYSYYDSYIQTVKSINAKELMELAKKYLDTDTFTKVIAGAQ, encoded by the coding sequence ATGCTTAATCGTACATTATCCCCAGAGTTTAAACAGGTTGATGAAATCAAATTTATTGAGCCCTCAAAGCGTCAAATGGACAATGGAATTCCCGTTTACACTATTAATGCTGGAAAACAAGAACTTGTACGTATAGAACTGATCTTTGAAAATGTAAATTGGGATATGGCTAAGCCCGTGCAGGCTGTTTCTGTTAGTCATTTAATCAATAATGGAACTGCTAAGCTAAATGCAAAGGAAATCGCAGATCAAGTTGATTTTTACGGCGCTTTTTTGCAAACGGAATACGGAGCAGATCAAATTAGTGTTAAATTATATACCCTAAATAAGCATCTGGCCTCAGTACTTCCAGTGCTTTTCTCCATTATTAACGAAAGCATTTTTCCTGAACAGGAACTGGCAATTTTTATTCAAAATCAAAAACAATCTTTGCAGGTAAATATGCAGAAGAATGATTTTTTGGCACGGAAACATTTTGCTCATGCATTGTTTGGTGATACAACTTATGGTTCAAATGTAGACGCTGTACATTATGATGCGATAAAGAGAGCTGATCTTTTGTCTTATTTTAAAGCAGCTTTTAAACCAGAAAATTGTACAATAATTGTAGCTGGAAACTTTGGAGAAAAGGAATTTAGCACGCTAAATGAAGTAATGGGTAAAAATTGGCTAAATGATGCTGATGCAATAGTCAATCAGTTTAGCTTTGACACCTATCGCTCAGGCCAGGTTTTAATACCACGTCCTGATTCTATTCAATCTGCTATTCGGATAGGAAGACTTGCTGTTGGCAGAAATCATGTTGATTTTCCGGGCCTTCAGGTTTTAAATTGCCTTCTTGGAGGTTATTTTGGTTCAAGACTTATGGCTAACATACGCGAAGACAAGGGGTATACCTACGGAATTGGATCTGCAGTAGTTGCCTTAAAAAATGCCGGATATTTTTTTATCGCCACAGAAGTTGGAACCGATGTATGCTCATCTGCAATGCAGGAAATAGAAAATGAAATTACAGTTTTGAAAACAGAGGCTGTAGAGGACGAGGAACTTAATTTAGTAAGAAATTACATGCTGGGCTCTATGCTGGGGAGTCTTGAGAATGCTTTTTCCCACGCAGACAAGTTCAAGAATGTACATTTTTCAGGCTTGGATTATTCTTATTACGATAGCTATATTCAAACCGTAAAAAGCATTAATGCCAAAGAACTTATGGAATTGGCCAAAAAATATCTAGATACAGATACGTTCACAAAAGTTATAGCAGGGGCACAATAA